DNA from Candidatus Aminicenantes bacterium:
TGCCAAGATCCCGGAATTCAAAGTTGCAGCCTGTAAGATTGAAAAAATAGGTTAATCCAAAAGGAGGAGACGCATGCAGATGGAGTGCAAGAACCCCGCCACTATTGCTGCTGACCTGGCGAATAGTGTGTGTGTGAAGAAGGTGAAATCCAGTGTGTTCAACCTGACCGTACTGGGAATCCTGGCCGGCGTTTTTATCGGCTTTGGTGCCTGGCTCGCAACCGTAGTCGGCCACGACATGGGGGCCAATCTGGGCTTAGGCATGACCAAGTTCATGATGGGCGCCGTCTTTAGCGTCGGCCTGATGCTGGTGGTCATTGCCGGAGCGGAACTGTTCACCGGCAACAACCTGATCGTATTGAGCGTGTTAGAGAAAAAGGCGAGCTTTGGCGGACTGATGCGCAACTGGTCGATCGTGTATGTTGCCAACCTGGTCGGCTCCGTGTTGCTGGCGCTGATTATTTTTTACGGCGGCTTGTGGAAAATGGGAGGAAATGCGGTCGGGAATTTTGCTATGGGCATCGCCAATGGAAAAGTCGACCTGGCTTTCTGGCCGGCGTTATTCCGGGCCATTGGCTGTAACTGGCTGGTATGCTTGGCTGTATGGATGGCGCTCTCTTCAAGAGACACCGTGGGTAAAGTATTTGCCATCTTTTTCCCCATCATGGCCTTTGTCGCGTCTGGATTTGAGCATAGCATTGCCAACATGTTCTTTATCCCCATGGGCTTGCTGCTCAAGACCGTCGGACTGGCCGGTGTTGACGCTTCTTCCAACTTGAATATGTACGGATTCCTGGTCAGAAACGAAATCCCGGTCACACTGGGCAATATCGTCGGCGGAGCCTTTTTCGTGGCTACGCTGTACTGGTCGGTGTATATCCGCAAACAGAAAGAGATCGCGTAAGTATCGGGGGAACTGAAAAGCGGGAAAGCCTCAGGCTTTCCCGCTTTTTTTTCCATTGTGAACACAAGCGAGGCGAAACATGCAAGAGATGCAGGAAATGTTGGAAATTCAGCGCTACCGCGACGGAAAAATCACGGCCTTGCAGGATGCGGTGGTGGTGGAGCGGCTGGTTTCATTGCGGATCAACAACGAAATCACTATTCATCACTCCATGTCTCCGGCATTGTATAGGGAATTTGCAACCGGCTTTATCTTGACTTCAGGGATGGTCACGTCTCCTGGGGATATATCCCAAGTATTGGTTGATGGGGATACCATCAACGTCCATGTGCGAAACTTACAGGTTCCAAACGCAAGCGGCAAAGGCGTCGGCGGGGGATGGATGCCACTTGATATCACGAAAAAAAAGACTCCTTTGCACCTTCTCCGACTCGATTTAAAAATCCTTGAGAGTTTGTTTGGGGATTTTTCACAGCGTTCAGCGATTTTCCGCCAAACCGGAGGCATTCATTCCGCGGCTCTATCGGACGGGTCCCAGGTAGTCTGTTTTGTTGAGGATATCGGGCGCCACAATGCGGTTGACAAGGTGGTGGGAATGGCGATACTGGCTGGTAAAGACCTTTCCGGCCTGGTGTTGTTGACCAGTGGCCGCATATCAGCTGAAATTGTCAACAAGGCATATCAGGTCCGAATCCCGGGTGTGGTCTCGCATTCCGCTCCCACCAGCCTGGCGGTGCAAATGGGAACGCGATACGGTATGAGACTGGTGGGGTTTTTACGGGGAAACCGTTTTAATATCTATGCATGAACAGCGGCACGGTCTGCCGGGCCCCTGTTCATGGCTGCACATCTGCTGCAGGCTAGAATCCGTAGATCACGCTGAGGATGAGCTGGTTGGTTTTGGCTTTATCGTCCACCTGGAGATAACCACTCATGAAATGGGTGTATTCCAGGCCGAAGGAAACTTTCCCGCCCATGTGGTATTGAATGCCACTGAAAATACAGTTGGTGTTTTGAAGCGTGGCCAGGCCCAATTGTTCATTTTCGGTCAGGTTCTCAAAAGCGTAACCCAGCCATAGGCTGGCCTTTTTCAGTTTGTACAGGATTTCCGCCCAGAAACTCATTACTTTCACGCCATCAAAAGCGTTGTTAGGTGTATCCTGAAAAACTCCGGCCCGTGAAAGGAATACCGAGAGATTCTCGCCCATGCCGAATTCGCCCCGCACGATCAACTTGTCTGTTGCCGGGATGATCCAGTCCAGGCTGATTCCCGCGATGTTTACATCTGATTCTACGCCGAATGTGCTATGGCGGTCCTTGCCATAGGCTGTGGAAAGACCCAGCTTGGTTTGTTTCTTGTTACCGAGGGTTAGTCCCAGTCTGGCCTGGAGGATGGGCATGCCGGTTGCGATGGCGCCCGGCACCGTGGGGTCATTCAAACTCAAGGCGAAATTAAAATTTTCCTGCGTCACGGTGATGCGGAGCTGGGCCCGGCGGAATCCCAGGTTTCCCGTGTTCCACATGTAGCCGTTGGTCATCATGGTTGTGGGGCCGAGAGGAGAGAACAGGTCCCAGAACTGACCGGCCAGGACGGTGACGGTTCCTTTGGAGAGGGTCAGATAAGCGTGACGGGTGCGAAACTTCATCTGGTTGCGGTTGGCACCATCAAACAGGTCCAGCTCAAGCGTACCCTTGACCTTCCAATCTCCGGGGATTTTGGGCCCGACGATGTTCAAGCCGAAGCGGCTGTTCATGGCGGTGAAACCGGTGGCGTTGTCGCTGCCGGCCACGGCGAAACGGGGAGCGATCAGGCTGTTGGTCGGGTTGTCCTGGAAGGTGGCGTCAAATTTAAAGAAACCATACAGATCAACCTTGTACATCTCCGTGTCCACGAGTTTGATCGCGGCTAGCCCGGGAGAAACAAGGCTGATGAAAAGAATCGGGGCCAGACAATACAGAAGCAAGCGTTTCTGATACATGACTTTCTCCACTGCAATTTGTTGTTTGATATTGAATGCAATAATAACTCAAGTTTGCCCTGATGGCAAGGGCATGTTCGACTCATATATCCCGGAATCGAACAGAGGAAATGGCGGTTGCCCTCGAAAACGTTTTTCATTATAATCTGGCTCTCAATGAGCGAAATCTCAAATAAATTGCACATTCTGGGTTAGAGAGATGCGGCAGAAAAAATCCGTTACCTGTGCCATCCTGGCTGGAGGCGCCAGCAGGCGGTTTGGAGAAAACAAGCTGGCTTTGGAGTTCTGTGGCAAGAGCTTCCTGCAACACATTGTCGCTACTTTGACCGCAGTCTCCGAAAACATCATTGTAGCTGGGGAGAATTGTGAAAATTTGAATGTGGCGCCATACCTTTGTTTTTGTGATCGTTTCGCACTTCATGCATCGATTGTCGGAATTCATACAGCGCTGTGCCACGCTCCGACGGAGGCCGTACTGGTTGTGGCCGGAGATCTGCCGTTACTGAAAGTAGAGTTGCTGCAACTCTTGATCTCGCGGTTTTTTTCCACTAAAAGTGATGCAGTTGTTCCAGTCGTGAACAACTACATGGAACCCCTGGTG
Protein-coding regions in this window:
- a CDS encoding formate/nitrite transporter family protein, with protein sequence MQMECKNPATIAADLANSVCVKKVKSSVFNLTVLGILAGVFIGFGAWLATVVGHDMGANLGLGMTKFMMGAVFSVGLMLVVIAGAELFTGNNLIVLSVLEKKASFGGLMRNWSIVYVANLVGSVLLALIIFYGGLWKMGGNAVGNFAMGIANGKVDLAFWPALFRAIGCNWLVCLAVWMALSSRDTVGKVFAIFFPIMAFVASGFEHSIANMFFIPMGLLLKTVGLAGVDASSNLNMYGFLVRNEIPVTLGNIVGGAFFVATLYWSVYIRKQKEIA
- the fdhD gene encoding formate dehydrogenase accessory sulfurtransferase FdhD; protein product: MQEMQEMLEIQRYRDGKITALQDAVVVERLVSLRINNEITIHHSMSPALYREFATGFILTSGMVTSPGDISQVLVDGDTINVHVRNLQVPNASGKGVGGGWMPLDITKKKTPLHLLRLDLKILESLFGDFSQRSAIFRQTGGIHSAALSDGSQVVCFVEDIGRHNAVDKVVGMAILAGKDLSGLVLLTSGRISAEIVNKAYQVRIPGVVSHSAPTSLAVQMGTRYGMRLVGFLRGNRFNIYA
- a CDS encoding molybdenum cofactor guanylyltransferase, coding for MRQKKSVTCAILAGGASRRFGENKLALEFCGKSFLQHIVATLTAVSENIIVAGENCENLNVAPYLCFCDRFALHASIVGIHTALCHAPTEAVLVVAGDLPLLKVELLQLLISRFFSTKSDAVVPVVNNYMEPLVAVYARKNRAVIEENIYQRKLKIADFIGRINTSVLSEKEVRAVDPELQSFLNINTPHDYRKLLDKFSTADKA
- a CDS encoding porin — translated: MYQKRLLLYCLAPILFISLVSPGLAAIKLVDTEMYKVDLYGFFKFDATFQDNPTNSLIAPRFAVAGSDNATGFTAMNSRFGLNIVGPKIPGDWKVKGTLELDLFDGANRNQMKFRTRHAYLTLSKGTVTVLAGQFWDLFSPLGPTTMMTNGYMWNTGNLGFRRAQLRITVTQENFNFALSLNDPTVPGAIATGMPILQARLGLTLGNKKQTKLGLSTAYGKDRHSTFGVESDVNIAGISLDWIIPATDKLIVRGEFGMGENLSVFLSRAGVFQDTPNNAFDGVKVMSFWAEILYKLKKASLWLGYAFENLTENEQLGLATLQNTNCIFSGIQYHMGGKVSFGLEYTHFMSGYLQVDDKAKTNQLILSVIYGF